From one Cucurbita pepo subsp. pepo cultivar mu-cu-16 chromosome LG17, ASM280686v2, whole genome shotgun sequence genomic stretch:
- the LOC111779040 gene encoding UDP-glucuronate 4-epimerase 6-like has translation MASPPDTSKTIKLERYNSYLRKLNSTKLINASSKLLFRATLLVALILVFIFTINYPPLSADSGGGGNHLHTHRNFISSAFYGGSGQGGAAWEKQVRHSSTPRRPNGMSVLVTGAAGFVGSHCSMALKKRGDGVLGLDNFNNYYDPSLKRARQSLLLKHQIFVVEGDLNDAALLSKLFDVVPFTHILHLAAQAGVRYAMQNPQSYISSNIAGFVNLLEVAKAANPQPAIVWASSSSVYGLNTENPFSELHRTDQPASLYAATKKAGEEIAHTYNHIYGLSLTGLRFFTVYGPWGRPDMAYFFFTKDILQGKQIDIYKTHDAKEVARDFTYIDDIVKGCLGALDTAEKSTGSGGKKKAPAQLRIYNLGNTSPVPVGKLVSVLENLLNTKAKKHIITMPRNGDVPFTHANVSLALRDFGYKPSTDLPTGLRKFVKWYVGYYGIQSRVKKEMEKNSNQLPEESA, from the coding sequence ATGGCGTCTCCGCCGGACACCAGTAAAACCATCAAGCTCGAGCGCTACAACAGCTATCTCCGGAAACTCAACAGCACAAAACTCATCAACGCCTCATCTAAGCTTCTATTCCGTGCTACTCTTCTCGTCGCTTTAATTCTcgtcttcattttcactatcaATTACCCGCCGCTGTCTGCCGACAGCGGCGGCGGTGGAAATCACCTTCATACTCACCGGAATTTCATCTCCTCGGCGTTTTACGGCGGGAGTGGTCAAGGAGGTGCGGCTTGGGAGAAACAAGTCCGGCATTCCTCCACTCCTCGACGTCCTAATGGGATGTCCGTACTTGTTACCGGCGCGGCCGGTTTTGTGGGTTCGCATTGCTCGATGGCGTTAAAGAAGCGAGGCGACGGCGTTTTGGGATtggataattttaataattattacgATCCGTCGTTGAAACGAGCGCGTCAATCTCTTCTTCTGAAACATCAGATTTTCGTTGTAGAAGGCGACTTAAACGACGCCGCATTGCTGTCTAAACTGTTCGATGTGGTCCCGTTTACGCATATCCTCCACCTGGCGGCTCAAGCCGGTGTCCGTTACGCTATGCAAAACCCTCAATCCTATATCAGTTCCAACATTGCCGGTTTTGTGAACCTTCTAGAAGTCGCTAAAGCCGCCAATCCACAACCGGCGATTGTTTGGGCTTCGTCTAGCTCCGTCTACGGCTTAAACACTGAAAATCCGTTCTCGGAGCTTCACCGGACTGACCAACCGGCGAGTCTCTACGCGGCGACGAAGAAAGCCGGAGAGGAAATCGCTCATACGTATAATCATATTTACGGACTGTCACTCACCGGACTCCGATTCTTCACCGTTTACGGCCCGTGGGGACGCCCTGACATGGCCTACTTCTTTTTCACTAAAGACATCCTCCAAGGGAAACAAATCGATATCTACAAAACTCATGACGCGAAAGAGGTGGCGCGTGATTTCACGTACATCGATGATATTGTAAAAGGCTGTTTGGGAGCGCTTGACACGGCGGAGAAGTCTACCGGCAGCGGCGGAAAGAAGAAAGCTCCGGCGCAGTTGAGGATCTATAATTTGGGGAATACGTCGCCGGTGCCGGTTGGGAAATTAGTGTCGGTGCTTGAGAATCTGTTGAATACCAAAGCTAAAAAGCATATAATTACCATGCCACGAAACGGCGACGTTCCGTTTACTCACGCGAATGTTAGTTTGGCGTTGAGGGATTTCGGGTATAAGCCATCCACGGATCTACCCACGGGGCTCCGAAAGTTCGTGAAATGGTACGTTGGGTATTATGGAATCCAGTCGAGGgtaaaaaaggaaatggaaaaaaatagtAATCAGTTGCCCGAGGAATCcgcttga
- the LOC111778389 gene encoding DNA ligase 1-like — protein sequence MSRCFPFPPPGYEKKSRAEDADLLKKEKSKEKKHKKEKKEKEKEKKEGKEKRDKDKSEEKRREKKDKKKDRDKKKERDKEKEKEKEKEKAPHALEDSRPSGKIKSQNGEEVVRIKHNSIQEEKHSGKLDSYVGNKISQNTVLPKETKNSKLVPEVGRRIEDSGTAKVEKLAVAQPKRDDGVATQVARSSEILFEGNKEHIKNKTIDQGKYNGQGIRHDERFSGDSTVPSFTATTTTTANATIESAEKIAERRKETNDKIRPKEGEEKRGSKHKDKDKEKKGRSNDKATDKEKKKEKKAKEKKAKQKEEEEKNAVVDKTKEITKDNLIGRHSTNTDTSQLPDSNIGAAVEENLIKKRKAFEPNGVLHAIDNRSSKLLRPASHPLKENGRILEPCMASPLPPSERQTVAANDVILVSKERKINGIIEAHHPPASLKHKTGGQDDQPQPQPQPQLQLQLQLQPQLQPQPTAIHKKSPHPDSKFLSVVYSVPKMEELSDSDNQDWLFTSNTSQAMKPELEASEAKEMPQVWAEAMQIEPSDVYALPYVIPY from the exons ATGTCGCGCTGTTTTCCATTTCCGCCACCAGGATATGAGAAGAAATCTAGGGCAGAGGACGCGGACCTACTAAAAAAG GAGAAGagcaaagagaaaaaacataaaaaggagaaaaaagagaaggagaaggagaagaaagagggtaaagaaaaaagagataaGGATAAAAGTGAGGAGAAACGCCgggaaaagaaagacaaaaagaaagatcgtgacaaaaagaaggaaagggataaggagaaggagaaggagaaggagaaggagaaagcACCACATGCCTTGGAGGACAGTAGACCTTCTGGGAAAATCAAGAGTCAAAATGGAGAGGAAGTTGTTAGAATCAAACATAATAGTATCCAAGAGGAGAAGCATTCTGGGAAACTTGATTCTTACGTCGGAAATAAGATTAGTCAGAATACTGTTCTTCCTAAGGAGACGAAGAACTCGAAGTTGGTGCCGGAGGTGGGGAGGAGAATCGAGGACAGTGGAACAGCAAAGGTCGAGAAACTTGCTGTTGCACAACCGAAAAGGGATGATGGAGTGGCCACACAGGTGGCTAGGAGTTCTGAGATCTTGTTTGAAGGTAATAAGGAACAtatcaagaacaagacaatTGATCAAGGAAAATACAACGGTCAAGGAATTAGACACGACGAAAGATTCAGTGGAGATTCTACGGTCCCAAGTTTCACTGCAACTACGACTACGACTGCGAATGCAACCATTGAATCAGCGGAGAAAATTGCggagagaaggaaagaaacaaatgaTAAAATCAGACCGAAAGAAGGTGAAGAAAAACGAGGGAGCAAGCACAAGGATAaagataaagagaaaaaaggacGATCAAACGATAAAGCGACCgataaagagaagaagaaagaaaagaaggcgaAGGAGAAGAAGGCAAAGCagaaagaggaggaagagaagaatGCAGTGGtagataaaacaaaagagatcACTAAGGATAACCTCATAGGTAGGCATTCTACAAACACAGATACATCACAACTTCCTGACAGCAATATTGGTGCTGCAGTTGAAGAAAATCTAATTAAGAAACGGAAAGCGTTTGAGCCTAATGGAGTCTTGCACG CAATTGACAACAGATCCAGTAAGTTGTTGAGGCCAGCTTCTCATCCATTGAAGGAAAACGGAAGGATACTCGAACCGTGCATGGCTTCCCCCTTGCCTCCTTCAGAGAGACAGACCGTGGCAGCAAATGACGTTATTTTGGTTAGTAAAGAACGTAAGATAAATGGCATTATTGAAGCTCACCACCCGCCCGCCTCTCTGAAACACAAGACGGGCGGACAGGATGATCAACCTCAACCTCAACCTCAAcctcaacttcaacttcaacttcaacttcaacctCAACTTCAACCTCAACCTACTGCAATACATAAAAAATCACCCCATCCAGATTCCAAGTTCTTGAGCGTGGTATATTCAGTTCCGAAAATGGAGGAATTGTCGGATTCTGATAACCAAGATTGGTTATTTACCAGTAATACTTCCCAAGCGATGAAGCCCGAGTTGGAAGCTTCAGAAGCCAAGGAAATGCCGCAGGTATGGGCCGAGGCGATGCAGATAGAACCATCTGATGTTTATGCTCTGCCTTATGTTATTCCCTACTGA
- the LOC111778390 gene encoding protein ECERIFERUM 26-like: MVSGDNEQSLVHNFLVSSVGPGYSIGSDNAYHLSGLDLAMKLHYIHGIYFFDSEASRSLTVPQIKSATFSLFNEYYITCGRLRLADSGRPFIKCNDCGARFIEAECRMTVAEWLETTGNDCSSLKLLVPQKNIGPELQFSPLIYMQVTRFKCKGFSIGLSWSHILSDAFSAAVFMNALTDLLFGGAPSAVTPPPPLAVDTITKISSPKPPLSAAAKPPLSIRRVDPVGENWIPTNNCKMESFSFELNATQLAKLQTQMPHLTPPFESISAVLWQSIAKLRRGSEPTTVTLCKLNAIKPKGKITGNAQKISTVKFTAAAISAADRRELAELLVDNAGEEENKLIEEAVERDDGVSDFIVYGANLTFVKWDEADLYGDGMELNSERPKYVYYTLHGVGDSGAVVVVPGSGDNSGGKGRLVTVILPENEVVELKAELMANGMVV, translated from the exons ATGGTTTCCGGCGACAATGAACAGAGCCTCGTCCACAACTTCCTCGTCTCTTCCGTCGGCCCTGGCTACTCGATTGGATCCGACAACGCCTATCACTTATCCGGCCTCGATTTGGCGATGAAGCTCCATTACATCCACGGAATCTACTTCTTCGATTCCGAGGCCAGCCGGTCGCTGACGGTACCGCAGATTAAGTCGGCGACGTTCTCTCTGTTTAACGAGTACTACATCACCTGCGGCCGTCTCCGTCTGGCGGATTCCGGCCGGCCGTTCATAAAGTGTAATGACTGCGGCGCTAGGTTTATTGAAGCGGAGTGCCGTATGACGGTGGCGGAATGGCTAGAAACGACCGGAAACGATTGTTCGTCTCTGAAATTGCTGGTTCCGCAGAAGAATATCGGACCGGAATTGCAGTTTTCGCCGCTCATTTATATGCAG GTGACGAGGTTCAAGTGTAAAGGCTTCTCAATTGGGCTGAGCTGGTCCCACATCCTTAGCGACGCCTTCTCCGCCGCCGTTTTCATGAACGCTCTCACCGACCTCCTCTTCGGCGGCGCCCCCTCCGCCGTCACTCCACCTCCGCCACTCGCCGTCGACACGATTACGAAAATTTCTTCGCCGAAACCTCCACTCTCCGCTGCCGCCAAGCCTCCACTTTCCATCCGACGAGTCGACCCAGTCGGCGAAAATTGGATTCCGACCAACAACTGCAAAATGGAATCATTTTCCTTCGAATTAAACGCGACCCAGTTGGCTAAATTACAGACCCAGATGCCTCACCTAACCCCACCTTTCGAATCTATCTCCGCCGTCCTTTGGCAGTCCATAGCCAAGCTCCGGCGAGGCTCCGAACCCACGACGGTGACTCTCTGTAAACTCAACGCTATTAAACCAAAGGGGAAGATAACTGGGAACGCCCAAAAGATCAGCACGGTCAAATTCACCGCCGCCGCAATCTCCGCCGCTGATCGGAGGGAGCTGGCTGAGCTTCTGGTGGATAATGCAGGGGAGGAAGAAAATAAGCTAATTGAAGAGGCTGTGGAAAGGGATGATGGAGTGAGTGATTTCATTGTTTATGGAGCGAATTTGACATTCGTGAAATGGGATGAAGCTGATTTGTATGGAGATGGGATGGAATTGAATTCTGAGAGGCCCAAATATGTGTACTACACCTTGCACGGCGTTGGCGACAGTGGCGCGGTGGTGGTGGTTCCCGGGTCGGGCGACAATAGCGGCGGCAAAGGGAGGTTGGTGACTGTAATTCTGCCGGAGAATGAAGTGGTGGAGCTGAAGGCTGAGTTGATGGCCAATGGAATGGTGGTATAG
- the LOC111778045 gene encoding chaperone protein dnaJ 20, chloroplastic-like: MRGYGLALSGTDSRSLLPAMPPIFSPRRASSSVGNSQVLFPKSTRTPSLCVRAKAAVVDEAVVSDAVEISFYDLLGIPESGSMAEIKQAYKQLARKYHPDVSPPDRIEEYTRKFIKVQEAYETLSDPSMRALYDRDMLGGLHLAFSARRRGNNEEMEVKSGWKSRWEDQLSGLRRRSMNKDSGASMSWGARMRRQRDELNDDEDDV, encoded by the exons ATGCGTGGTTACGGTTTGGCTTTATCTGGTACTGATTCACGTAGCCTTTTACCGGCGATGCCTCCGATTTTCTCTCCGAGAAGAGCCTCTTCGTCGGTAGGAAATTCGCAGGTTCTGTTTCCGAAATCGACACGGACTCCTTCTCTTTGCGTCAGAGCGAAGGCAGCCGTCGTCGACGAGGCGGTTGTCTCCGACGCTGTTGAGATTAGCTTCTACGATCTTTTAGGAATACCGGAGTCGGGTTCTATGGCGGAGATTAAGCAGGCGTACAAGCAGTTGGCTCGGAAATATCATCCGGACGTCTCGCCGCCGGATAGGATCGAGGAGTATACCAGAAAGTTCATCAAGGTTCAGGAGGCGTACGAGACGTTGTCTGATCCTAGTATGAGAGCTTTGTATGATAGAGACATGTTGGGAGGCCTTCACCTTGCTTTCTCTGCTCGAAGACGTGGCAACAACGAG GAAATGGAAGTGAAAAGTGGGTGGAAGAGCCGTTGGGAGGATCAGCTATCAGGCTTGAGGAGAAGAAGCATGAACAAAGATTCAGGAGCAAGCATGTCGTGGGGAGCTCGAATGCGCAGACAAAGGGACGAGCTTAACGACGACGAAGACGACGTGTAA